A part of Acropora palmata chromosome 8, jaAcrPala1.3, whole genome shotgun sequence genomic DNA contains:
- the LOC141889288 gene encoding tRNA-splicing endonuclease subunit Sen34-like, whose protein sequence is MADAETSENNIKPASLFFSYGKVYVWNADEIFIIRSKHRIVGSLIGSLPRKPRQNNVFSLPLLLSREEATLLLEKGFAQIYEMPKTIPLPCSEEVERFKELRQHSMLKQIECFEMMLEEKKIELADVIEEGRRLKLEQPALELRESMEKLNNESDDDKERNKGKGRKAKKNKMKRKCEFEIVAGDGKEEEVLSKKMKSGEMHNEVFDQDSHNEDQGTLIHIPTVLPQRLMPVKQAEWIYPQTDSEKLHYRVFLDLWEKGYYLTSAVNFGGDFLAYPGDPMKYHSFYIVIIIPWGRKIRPFDIISAGRLGASVKKTALLCSVEQDTNTIVYVSVKWSGIS, encoded by the exons atggcggacgcGGAGACTTCGGAAAATAATATCAAGCCGGCAAGCCTATTTTTCAGCTACGGTAAAGTTTATGTTTGGAATGCAGACGAAATCTTCATAATACGCTCAAAGCATCGTATAGTTGGTTCTCTAATCGGGTCTTTGCCTCGCAAACCGagacaaaataatgttttttcaCTGCCACTTCTGTTGTCACGAGAAGAGGCCACGCTGTTGCTTGAGAAGGGATTTGCGCAAATCTACGAAATGCCGAAGACTATCCCGTTACCTTGCAGTGAGGAAGTTGAAAGATTTAAGGAGCTACGGCAGCATAGCATGTTAAAACAGATtgaatgttttgaaatgatgctggaagagaaaaagataGAACTAGCCGATGTTATTGAGGAAGGACGACGATTGAAACTCGAACAACCTGCTTTGGAATTGAGGGAGAGTATGGAGAAATTGAATAACGAAAGTGACGATGACAAAGAGCGAAATAAAGGTAAAGGGAGAAAGgccaaaaagaacaaaatgaaacgaaaATGCGAATTTGAAATCGTGGCTGGTGATGGGAAGGAAGAGGAGGTGCTGTCTAAGAAGATGAAAAGTGGAGAAATGCATAATGAGGTTTTCGATCAAGATTCTCATAACGAAG ATCAGGGGACCTTGATCCATATTCCAACAGTTCTACCACAAAGACTAATGCCTGTGAAACAAGCAGAATGGATATATCCTCAAACGGACTCTGAAAAGCTACACTACAGGGTGTTTTTAGATTTGTGGGAGAAAGGATACTACTTAACTTCAGCAGTCAATTTTGGAGGGGACTTTCTTGCCTATCCTGGTGACCCAATGAAGTATCATTCATTTTacattgttatcattattccCTGGGGAAGGAAGATCAGACCTTTTGATATTATCTCTGCTGGAAGACTAGGTGCTAGTGTAAAGAAAACAGCACTTCTCTGCTCTGTGGAACAGGACACCAACACAATTGTGTATGTGTCTGTGAAGTGGAGTGGAATCAGCTAA
- the LOC141889289 gene encoding uncharacterized protein LOC141889289, whose protein sequence is MAVLMRIGLALAGMIFSCVFADRGFQLKSFSEDEVRGCYVYNQTLAVCFNVQKDAIVILKTTGERLVQYYNLGPDMFYYQVMDQSFIARGPSMFFVPDEVSREPESLRAFAKDQYENEETVRHHFQAAVSELHYVPEVRLLELVSAALADNTTRLEILQPFHTLCLNLLQQAEIKIPPELSAEHGMEDDNADTHDREERCSRPQRNRCRGMCGLGCNCWKWICGDCCWHLGCYQHDLCCNYSRFSTYCLFPYSYNFSCSKGFGGYKKCRRMGWR, encoded by the exons ATGGCCGTTTTAATGCGGATCGGTTTAGCTCTAGCTGGCATGATTTTCTCATGTGTTTTTGCCGATCGAGGGTTTCAACTAAAGAGTTTCTCTGAGGATGAAGTTAGGGGTTGCTACGTGTACAATCAGACACTAGCCGTGTGCTTCAATGTGCAGAAAGATGCCATCGTGATACTAAAGACCACGGGAGAAAGACTTGTACAGTACTATAACCTGGGACCAGACATGTTCTACTATCAAGTTATGGATCAATCTTTTATCGC tCGTGGCCCCTCGATGTTCTTTGTACCAGACGAAGTCTCCAGGGAGCCAGAGTCGCTCCGAGCTTTTGCGAAAGATCAGtatgaaaacgaagaaacaGTAAGGCATCACTTCCAAGCTGCCGTGAGCGAACTGCACTACGTTCCCGAAGTTCGGCTGCTTGAGCTAGTGTCCGCAGCCTTGGCTGATAACACAACTCGCTTGGAGATCCTCCAGCCATTTCACACCTTGTGCCTCAACTTGCTACAACAAGCGGAGATAAAGATTCCACCCGAGCTCTCGGCCGAGCATGGCATGGAAGATGATAACGCTGACACGCATGACCGTGAGGAGCGCTGCTCACGGCCGCAAAGGAATAGGTGTCGAGGGATGTGTGGTCTTGGTTGCAACTGCTGGAAGTGGATCTGTGGAGACTGTTGTTGGCATCTGGGGTGTTATCAGCACGACTTATGTTGCAACTACAGTCGTTTCTCTACATACTGCCTTTTTCCGTATAGTTACAACTTCAGTTGCTCGAAAGGATTTGGGGGTTACAAAAAATGCAGACGTATGGGTTGGCGTTGA
- the LOC141890372 gene encoding uncharacterized protein LOC141890372 codes for MMKASEVVFLAVCGIFLLVQRGQSKARWAKEKFPNPTINLEACGRRGKVSWICDPESILSYESANNIEELLYSVRKNTNSGCSKGENPGFQIGVAVLNRMRSNSDESVAKTAEKFAKHLHVSWGVGNAGCDDGAVLLISRDDREVYMNTGRGARKVLTDDQVGLIFEEMKPHLRDKNYDKSVEVAVTRMGEVFSGKVLGSSLDYRLILFFLVIVTGVGLAIYLVDRRDEEIENCTLEPQRTQDERDRAKHSYETKSCPICLEEFEPETPTKLLACGHKYCEPCLTKWLQDHSTCPICRRSSDRHGDDGTSFQRPTTNDFIPEFQSRLLTPRLTFSPSLIRSTLVDRWSSGRYNVDFVSDPIFVPLSMPGGGRLGSGTGFGGGGSFEGEGRGGSW; via the coding sequence ATGATGAAGGCAAGCGAAGTAGTGTTTCTTGCTGTTTGTGGGATATTTCTGCTGGTCCAAAGAGGTCAAAGCAAGGCACGATGggcgaaagaaaaatttccaaacCCAACCATAAATCTTGAAGCTTGCGGTCGTCGAGGAAAGGTGTCATGGATCTGCGACCCCGAATCGATTTTGAGTTACGAAAGCGCAAATAACATCGAAGAACTTTTGTATTCCGTGCGAAAAAATACTAATTCAGGCTGTAGCAAAGGAGAAAATCCAGGCTTTCAAATTGGTGTCGCTGTTTTGAATAGAATGCGTAGCAATTCAGACGAATCTGTTGCTAAAACAGCCGAGAAATTTGCCAAACACCTGCATGTCAGTTGGGGTGTTGGAAATGCTGGATGCGACGATGGCGCCGTTTTACTCATTTCGAGAGATGATCGCGAAGTTTACATGAATACTGGAAGAGGTGCTAGGAAGGTGCTGACAGATGACCAGGTCGGTTTGATTTTTGAGGAAATGAAGCCGCATTTGAGAGACAAAAATTACGACAAATCCGTAGAGGTTGCGGTGACAAGAATGGGGGAAGTTTTCAGTGGAAAAGTTCTAGGGAGTTCTCTGGACTATCGCCTGATTCTATTCTTCCTCGTAATTGTCACGGGTGTCGGTCTTGCCATTTATTTGGTTGACAGGCGAGATGAAGAGATTGAAAACTGCACCCTCGAGCCGCAGCGAACTCAAGATGAGCGTGACAGAGCTAAACATTCTTACGAGACCAAATCTTGTCCTATCTGCTTGGAAGAATTCGAACCAGAGACTCCAACCAAGTTATTAGCCTGTGGCCACAAGTACTGCGAACCCTGTTTGACAAAGTGGCTCCAAGATCATTCTACTTGCCCCATCTGTCGGCGGTCTTCTGATCGCCATGGTGACGACGGTACATCTTTTCAACGCCCCACAACCAATGATTTCATTCCCGAGTTCCAGTCCCGTCTGCTGACGCCGCGCCTAACCTTTAGCCCATCGCTCATCAGAAGCACTCTGGTAGATAGATGGAGCAGTGGCAGGTACAATGTTGACTTTGTTTCTGATCCCATCTTTGTTCCTTTGTCCATGCCTGGTGGTGGAAGGCTTGGCAGTGGGACAGGATTTGGTGGAGGAGGAAGCTTTGAGGGTGAGGGTCGTGGTGGAAGCTGGTAG
- the LOC141889286 gene encoding protein-cysteine N-palmitoyltransferase HHAT-like isoform X2, with protein MHGALPIFEISFYWAVWIPLLSYSMYAVWIASYEYKDEIYEGHLQEKWNFLGRKKDVTDFEWEFWTSALTSLFPALLLHTFGGLVFSRFFPKSIFCLLFTLVFCVFVMGWKPLAFLLGHCFLVFGVCLVFKSVIMLWICCIGISISLQVDTVRDWQMDFLSTDERIKDLTLYVAMMSVLRCVSFGLEYCWRVHERQEDEQPEMYSLLDLLVFNFYFPVFVNGPVITFETFQNTFYQPHRHFSREEIISLVKDVIRTVWWYIFLEGFLHFVYATAFTQEPEIFKSLSNWALCGILYSMLQIFLVKYKVFYLGAGLFARMDGVTVPLPPRCVSTLYLFSDMWKYFDRGLHIWMMRYIYIPMGGSRRGIFRQLLASMCAFGFIWQWHGGHVNMLLWWFIPNWLGVVAESWANVIATNTVVRQWEEKLSPAASRRVRAVFGVFTVSFLILTNMVFLCGIEPVWFYIKRMLYYGWPSSTVLLLFAMYLVVQTNMELNRLISSW; from the exons ATGCATGGTGCGCTTCCAATATTTGAGATTTCATTTTACTGGGCTGTATGGATTCCACTGCTCTCATATTCCATGTATGCTGTCTGGATAGCTTCTTATG AGTATAAAGATGAAATATATGAGGGGCATCTACAGGAAAAGTGGAATTTTCTTGGAAGAAAGAAG GATGTAACTGATTTTGAATGGGAATTTTGGACAAGTGCATTAACCTCATTATTTCCTGCCTTGCTGCTTCATACATTTGGTGGACTTGTTTTTTCACGTTTCTTTCCTAAG tcCATTTTCTGCCTTTTGTTCACGCTGGTATTTTGTGTTTTCGTCATGGGATGGAAGCCTCTGGCTTTCTTGCTCGGTCACTGCTTCCTTGTCTTTGGAGTTTGCCTTGTCTTCAAATCTGTCATCATGTTGTGGATATGCTGTATTGGAATTTCAATCTCTCTTCAAGTCGATACAGTTAGAGATTGGCAA ATGGACTTCCTAAGCACCGATGAACGAATCAAGGATCTTACATTATATGTAGCCATGATGTCAGTTCTTCGCTGTGTTAGTTTCGGATTGGAATACTGTTGGCGGGTGCACGAGAGGCAGGAAGACGAACAACCTGAAATGTACTCTCTGTTGGACCTTCTAGtgtttaatttttactttCCTGTCTTTGTTAATGGTCCTGTTATCActtttgaaacttttcaaaacaCG TTTTATCAACCGCACAGGCATTTTTCTCGCGAGGAAATCATCTCACTTGTGAAGGACGTAATTCGTACAGTATGGTGGTACATTTTTCTCGAGGGCTTCCTTCACTTTGTGTACGCGACAGCCTTTACGCAAGAACCTGAGATATTTAAATCCCTCTCTAACTGGGCTCTCTGTGGAATCCTGTATTCAATGCTGCAGATTTTCTTGGTGAAGTACAAAGTGTTTTATCTTGGCGCTGGATTGTTTGCGCGGATGGATGGGGTGACTGTGCCTTTGCCGCCGAGATGTGTTAGCACGTTGTATCTCTTCTCTGATATGTGGAA gtATTTTGACAGAGGACTACACATTTGGATGATGAG GTATATCTACATACCCATGGGAGGGTCTCGTAGAGGCATCTTTCGTCAACTTCTAGCTTCCATGTGCGCATTTGGTTTTATATGGCAGTGGCATGGTGGTCACGTGAACATGCTACTGTGGTGGTTCATTCCTAATTGGTTGGGAGTAGTTGCAGAGTCCTGGGCAAACGTAATTGCAACTAATACCGTTGTAAGGCAATGGGAG GAAAAGCTTTCGCCAGCCGCTTCACGACGCGTGCGTGCCGTATTTGGCGTTTTCACCGTTTCCTTTCTTATTCTAACCAACATGGTGTTTCTATGTGGAATTGAACCCGTCTGGTTTTACATCAAGAGGATGCTCTATTATG GGTGGCCGTCATCGACAGTGTTGCTTCTATTTGCTATGTATCTTGTCGTGCAAACTAACATGGAGCTTAACAGACTCATATCTTCCTGGTGA
- the LOC141890373 gene encoding uncharacterized protein LOC141890373, producing the protein MMKASKVVFLAVCGIFLLVQRGQSNEQWAKEEFPNPTINLEACGRRGKVSWICDPESILSYESANNIEELLYSVRKNTNSGCSKGENPGFQIGVAVLNRMRSNSDESVAKTAEKFAKHLHDSWGVGNAGCDDGAVLLVSTDDRQVYMSTGRGARKVLTDDQIDLIIEEMKPHLRHKNYDKSVEVAVTKMGEVFSGKVLESSLDYGLILFFLVIVTGVGLAIYLVHRRDGDIENCTLKLQRIQDERDRAKHSYETKSCPICLEEFEPETPTKLLACGHKYCEPCLTKWLQDHSTCPICRRSSDRHGDDGTSCQRPTTNDFIPELQFRLLMLRLQHPSLITSTMVDRWSSGRYNGDFVSDPTFVRLSMPGGGRLGSGTGFGGGGSFGGGGRGGSW; encoded by the coding sequence ATGATGAAGGCAAGCAAAGTAGTGTTTCTTGCTGTTTGTGGGATATTTCTGCTGGTCCAAAGAGGTCAAAGCAACGAACAATGGGCGAAAGAAGAATTTCCAAACCCAACCATAAATCTTGAAGCTTGCGGTCGTCGAGGAAAGGTGTCATGGATCTGCGACCCCGAATCGATTTTGAGTTACGAAAGCGCAAATAACATCGAAGAACTTTTGTATTCCGTGCGAAAAAATACTAATTCAGGCTGTAGCAAAGGAGAAAATCCAGGCTTTCAAATTGGTGTCGCTGTTTTGAATAGAATGCGTAGCAATTCAGACGAATCTGTTGCTAAAACAGCCGAGAAATTTGCCAAACACCTGCATGACAGTTGGGGTGTTGGAAATGCTGGATGCGACGATGGCGCCGTTTTACTCGTTTCGACAGATGATCGCCAAGTTTACATGTCTACTGGAAGAGGTGCTAGGAAGGTGCTGACAGATGACCAGATCGATTTGATTATTGAGGAAATGAAGCCGCATTTGAGACACAAAAATTACGACAAATCCGTAGAGGTTGCGGTGACAAAAATGGGGGAAGTTTTCAGTGGAAAAGTTCTAGAGAGTTCTCTGGACTATGGCCTGATTCTATTCTTCCTCGTAATTGTCACGGGTGTCGGTCTTGCCATTTATTTGGTTCACAGGCGAGATGGAGACATTGAAAACTGCACCCTCAAGCTGCAGCGAATTCAAGATGAGCGTGACAGAGCTAAACATTCTTACGAGACCAAATCTTGTCCTATCTGCTTGGAAGAATTCGAACCAGAGACTCCAACCAAGTTATTAGCCTGTGGCCACAAGTACTGCGAACCCTGTTTGACAAAGTGGCTCCAAGATCATTCTACTTGCCCCATCTGTCGGCGGTCTTCTGATCGCCATGGTGACGACGGTACATCTTGTCAACGCCCCACAACCAATGATTTCATTCCCGAGTTGCAGTTCCGTCTGCTGATGCTGCGCCTTCAGCACCCATCGCTCATCACAAGCACTATGGTAGATAGATGGAGCAGTGGCAGGTACAATGGTGACTTTGTTTCTGATCCCACCTTTGTTCGTTTGTCCATGCCTGGTGGTGGAAGGCTTGGCAGTGGGACAGGATTTGGTGGAGGAGGAAGCTTTGGGGGTGGGGGTCGTGGTGGAAGCTGGTAG
- the LOC141889286 gene encoding protein-cysteine N-palmitoyltransferase HHAT-like isoform X1: MSLQNIHQKPANGKSANDKGKMHGALPIFEISFYWAVWIPLLSYSMYAVWIASYEYKDEIYEGHLQEKWNFLGRKKDVTDFEWEFWTSALTSLFPALLLHTFGGLVFSRFFPKSIFCLLFTLVFCVFVMGWKPLAFLLGHCFLVFGVCLVFKSVIMLWICCIGISISLQVDTVRDWQMDFLSTDERIKDLTLYVAMMSVLRCVSFGLEYCWRVHERQEDEQPEMYSLLDLLVFNFYFPVFVNGPVITFETFQNTFYQPHRHFSREEIISLVKDVIRTVWWYIFLEGFLHFVYATAFTQEPEIFKSLSNWALCGILYSMLQIFLVKYKVFYLGAGLFARMDGVTVPLPPRCVSTLYLFSDMWKYFDRGLHIWMMRYIYIPMGGSRRGIFRQLLASMCAFGFIWQWHGGHVNMLLWWFIPNWLGVVAESWANVIATNTVVRQWEEKLSPAASRRVRAVFGVFTVSFLILTNMVFLCGIEPVWFYIKRMLYYGWPSSTVLLLFAMYLVVQTNMELNRLISSW, from the exons ATGTCTCTTCAAAATATCCACCAAAAACCTGCCAATGGCAAGTCTGCGAATGACAAGGGAAAGATGCATGGTGCGCTTCCAATATTTGAGATTTCATTTTACTGGGCTGTATGGATTCCACTGCTCTCATATTCCATGTATGCTGTCTGGATAGCTTCTTATG AGTATAAAGATGAAATATATGAGGGGCATCTACAGGAAAAGTGGAATTTTCTTGGAAGAAAGAAG GATGTAACTGATTTTGAATGGGAATTTTGGACAAGTGCATTAACCTCATTATTTCCTGCCTTGCTGCTTCATACATTTGGTGGACTTGTTTTTTCACGTTTCTTTCCTAAG tcCATTTTCTGCCTTTTGTTCACGCTGGTATTTTGTGTTTTCGTCATGGGATGGAAGCCTCTGGCTTTCTTGCTCGGTCACTGCTTCCTTGTCTTTGGAGTTTGCCTTGTCTTCAAATCTGTCATCATGTTGTGGATATGCTGTATTGGAATTTCAATCTCTCTTCAAGTCGATACAGTTAGAGATTGGCAA ATGGACTTCCTAAGCACCGATGAACGAATCAAGGATCTTACATTATATGTAGCCATGATGTCAGTTCTTCGCTGTGTTAGTTTCGGATTGGAATACTGTTGGCGGGTGCACGAGAGGCAGGAAGACGAACAACCTGAAATGTACTCTCTGTTGGACCTTCTAGtgtttaatttttactttCCTGTCTTTGTTAATGGTCCTGTTATCActtttgaaacttttcaaaacaCG TTTTATCAACCGCACAGGCATTTTTCTCGCGAGGAAATCATCTCACTTGTGAAGGACGTAATTCGTACAGTATGGTGGTACATTTTTCTCGAGGGCTTCCTTCACTTTGTGTACGCGACAGCCTTTACGCAAGAACCTGAGATATTTAAATCCCTCTCTAACTGGGCTCTCTGTGGAATCCTGTATTCAATGCTGCAGATTTTCTTGGTGAAGTACAAAGTGTTTTATCTTGGCGCTGGATTGTTTGCGCGGATGGATGGGGTGACTGTGCCTTTGCCGCCGAGATGTGTTAGCACGTTGTATCTCTTCTCTGATATGTGGAA gtATTTTGACAGAGGACTACACATTTGGATGATGAG GTATATCTACATACCCATGGGAGGGTCTCGTAGAGGCATCTTTCGTCAACTTCTAGCTTCCATGTGCGCATTTGGTTTTATATGGCAGTGGCATGGTGGTCACGTGAACATGCTACTGTGGTGGTTCATTCCTAATTGGTTGGGAGTAGTTGCAGAGTCCTGGGCAAACGTAATTGCAACTAATACCGTTGTAAGGCAATGGGAG GAAAAGCTTTCGCCAGCCGCTTCACGACGCGTGCGTGCCGTATTTGGCGTTTTCACCGTTTCCTTTCTTATTCTAACCAACATGGTGTTTCTATGTGGAATTGAACCCGTCTGGTTTTACATCAAGAGGATGCTCTATTATG GGTGGCCGTCATCGACAGTGTTGCTTCTATTTGCTATGTATCTTGTCGTGCAAACTAACATGGAGCTTAACAGACTCATATCTTCCTGGTGA